A window of Kribbella sp. NBC_00382 genomic DNA:
GTCCGGTCACCACCGTCTTCTGCGGGCTGCCGAGCAGCAGTGCGTTGTGGACGACACCGATGCCGCTCTGCACGTCATCGCGGGTATGACCGGGAAAGGCGCCCCAGGTCGCGCGCGGGGTGTTGTACCCGACGCCGGTCCACGCGTTGACCGCGATCGTGCCGTAGCGCAGGTCGGCGATCGCGTCCTCCAACGCCGGCCCGAGCGCTGCCGCAGTACGGGGGTGGATCAGGATGTTCGCGCCGAGCGTGCCGTGCAGGGTGTCGTTGGCGAAGGCAACGGCATTGCGCAGGAACTCGGCCGCGTCCGCGCCGGGCAGCGTCGTGGTGGCCAGCGCCGGCGTGAAGAACTCCTGCGTGAAGGCGTAGGCCGAGGAGTCAGAGGCATCCACATCGCAAACCAGCGTCCGGCCGCCGAGCTCTTCGGCGGATGAGTACTCAACCCCCACCGCAGCACGCCGGTCGTCCGCACCCGGGTAGTACACAGGCCGCGACTGCACCGTCCGCAAGGTCTCCCGCAGCGCAGAGATGAGGTCCGCGCTGAGGGACCAGTCAGCCGGAAGTACCAGGACCTGCGCCGCAATGCAGTTGAAGCCGCTGTTATGCAGCTTCTGCGTAGCGATGTGCTCAGCCTGGAACGAAATGTCGGCGGCACTCCAAGGCCCCGGTACGACGATGGTCGGCCCGACCCCGCCCAGCTCCGAGGTCACCGGCTTGGTCAGCCGCGGCCGGTCCTCCTTCTTCCGGTCGGCCGCATCCGCCCCGGTGCCATAGACGATCGCGTCGTGGGTGCGCTCACTGCCGGTCATGTGGATCGTGTCGACCAGTTCGTGCGTACACAGGTAATCGCCGACATCCGCGCCGCCGTAGACGAACCGCAGATAGTCGTCGGCAACCAACGGCGCGAAGATCTTCTCCAGTACCGGCCCGAGGTAGTCGTTCACCGGGTTCATCTTGAGAACCACGACCTCGCCGTCCGCGTACAGCTTGTAGAGCACGTCAAGCGGCGCGATCGAGGCGATGTTCCCAGCACCGAGCACCAGCGCGACCTGCCCGGCCGGATCATGCTCCTGGTACTTCGTCGCGACGTCGGCGCGCAGGGTGCCCGGCGTGATGCCAGGCGTCATCCACACCTCGGCACCGAACCCGTTGAGCAGCAGCTTGTCCTGATAGTCGTACGGCGAGACGCGAACAACCGTCTGCCCGTCGGCCCGCTGTCGGACAGCCAGCCCGGCGAGCGGGTCAGTGCCCGCGTCAACCGCCTTCAGCGTCTGCATGACGGCGTTGATCCAGGAGAGCACCCCGTACGGACCTGAGATCCACTCCTCGCCCGCGAGCGGCGTACCGGCCGTGCCCTTGGCCGCGACCGCGGCGTCCACCCACTCCTCCGCCGACTGCCCCAGCAGCACCCGGACCCGTTCGAGGTAGTCGAGCCGTACGCCGATGGGCAGATGCGCCCACTTGTCCTTGGCCCCGGCCAGGTCGGATACAGCCTTGTTGAGCGACTGAGTGTCCATAGGCCGAGCCTAGTCGCCGGACGCTAGTAAGGTTCCGCGCATGGGGACACCGCCGGAGCTGGCCCGGTACGAGCAGCGCTTCCGGCGTGCGGGGCTGCCATTGTTCGTCGAGGACTTCTCACCGGCGCACGACATCTTCAACCGGGCGACCCCGGTGCTGGTGCTGGTCTTCCTGGTGGAGATGCTCGGCGCCACCTCGCTGGACTGGACCTGGTGGCAGAACCTGCTCGCCGCACTCGGCGGGCTGGTCGTGCTGATCGCCGGCTTCGGGTTGCTGAACGGCTTCCGCGGCCGCCGGTTCTGGTCCTTCCCCACCCGCTTCGGGACCCCGGAGCTCGCGGTCTTCGTGTTGCTGCCGGCGCTGTTGCCGCTGGCCACCGAGGTCCAGCTCAAGCAGTTCTTCGGCGTTGCCCTAGGCAACTTGTTGCTCGTCGGCATGGTCTATCTGGTGGTCGGCTACGGACTGATCGGTACGACGTTGTGGGGCCTGCACCGGCTCGGCTCGGAGCTGGGCAACTCGGTGGCCAGCCTGGTCCGCGCCCTGCCGCTGCTGCTGGTGTTCTCACTGGTGCTGTTCATGACCGCCGACATGTGGCAGGTGTTCGCCGGTATGCCCGCCGCGTTCATCGCCTTCCTGGCCGCGGCGTTCGCCGTGCTCAGCAACCTGTTCCTGGTCCTGCGACTGCCGCGCGAACTCGACCAGATCGAACGCGACACCGGATCAGGTCCACCTCTGAGCGGGATCCAGCGGCTGAACCTCAGCATCAGCCTGGTGATCCGGCAGTGGATGCAGGTGCTCGTGGTCAGCGCCGGGGTCGGCCTGTTCTTCGTCGGCTTCGGCCTGCTCGCGATCAGCCGCCACGTCTACGAGCTGTGGGGCATCGACCCGGGTAGCTGGTCGCACCAGTTCGTCCTGCTCGATCATCCGCTCCTGCTCAGCGCGACCCTGGTGAAGGTCGCGGTCGGGATCGCGACCTTCACCGGCCTGTACTACTCGATCTCGCTGATGACGGACGCGACGTACCGCACCGATTTCCTCGACAACGTCACCGCCGAGCTGAGCGAACTGTTCACCGCCCGCGCGGAGTACCTGGAGCTGCGGGCTCGCCTGCTCCCAGAGCGGTCTTCAGGAAGTTGAGCTCGTGCTGGAGCAGCCCGATGACCGTGGCCTCGTCAGTGGGCGAGTGAGCGGCTCCTGAGAGCGGCAGGAGCTGGTGGGGGCGGCCTGCCTTCAGTAGCGCTGCTGAGAGGCGCAGGGTGTGGGCGGCGAAGACGTTGTCGTCGGCAAGGCCGTGTACGAGGAGCAGTGGGCGCTCGAGCTTCGCGGCTTCGTTGACGGTGGATGAGCGGTCGTAGTCGTCGGGGTACTCGTCAGGGTGTCCCAGGAAGCGCTCGCGCCAGTGGGTGTCGTACATGCGCTGGTCACTCGGTCCTGCTCCGGAGATACCTGCGTGAAAGACGTCTGGGCGGCGTAGTACCGAGGCTGTCGCGAGCATGCCGCCGAAGCTCCAGCCGGTGATGCCGACGCGGGTGAGGTCGAGGTCGGGGCAGTACTCCGCTGCGGCGTGCAGTGCGGTGATCTGGTCTTCGATGGGGGCCGACAGGAGGTCGTGATGGACCGTCTTCTCCCAGGCGGGTCCGCGGCCCGGCGTACCGCGTCCGTCGGCGATGACGACGGCGAAGCCTTGCTCTGCGTACCACTGGGCCTTGTAGAACCAGGGGGCGGCGACCTTCATCACCAGGGACATCGCGGGGCCGGCGTACGGGGCCATGACTACGGGGAGCTTCGTGGCGCCTGGCTTGTGCCAGGACGGGAGCAGTAGGGCGGTACGGATCTGCAGGTCTCCCGCTTGGAGCCAGGTGATGCGTGGGGTCGCATCAGGGGTGGCGCGGTGGGAGGTGATGGGGTGGTCCTGGCCATCCCGGCGTACTACGTAAGTGCGGCCCGCCTCGGTGTTGGAGCCGAGCAGGAGGGTGTTGCCGGCTCGGTAGCCCTCGTGGGAGCCGGGGCCGTCACTTAGCTGGTGGAGGCCGGTGTCGTCGTACAGCCAGAGGTGGCACTCGGTCGGCTCGTCACTGGCCAGGAAGAGGACCCCGTCTGCGGCCTTGAGGACAGCGCGGAGTTGCAGGCCGTCGGGGGTGACTCGGGTGCCGTCGACCGTCAGGTGGCGGGTGTCGCCGGCGTCGTCGGTGTGGACGAGTTTGCCGGAGGCTGTGCGGGCGGGGACGCCGTCGATGAGCTGCACCCAGGCTGGGTCGCGTTGCTCGTGCAGTAGGTGGGTTTCGCCGGTATCTGGGTCGGCCGCGAGTATTTGGAGGGTCTGCTGGTCGCGGGACTGGACGCTGAGCAGTGGGCCGTGGGAGTCCCAGTCGGCGGTGGCGAGGTACTCGTACGCCGTACTGTCCCAGCGCAGCTGCGTTGAGCCGCCGGCCAGGTCGAAGGCGTGGAGTTCGACCAGCGCGTTGGGGGTGCCCGCTGCGGGGTACGGGATCTCGCGGGGCGGCGTGCCCGGGTTGACCGGGTCGGCGATCCACCAGCGTTGGACCGGGGTGAGGTCGACCCGCGCCGCCAGCAGCCGGGTGCCATCCGGCGACCACCAGTGTCCGCGCGACCGGTACATCTCCTCGGCGGCGATGTACTCCGCCACTCCCCAACTCACCTCAGGATCGTCGTCAGAGGCAACCAACCGATCGTTGCCGTCAGCCACCTCGATCACCCGCAGCGACCGATCGCTGACGTAGGCGAGCCGGCCGCCAGTGGGATCGAGGCGGGGGTCGGTAACAGGACCGGCAGTCGGCTGGAGCGAAGGAGAGCTGCCTTCGGCAGCGGTCGGCGTGCCCTCGAGGCTCAGCACCCAGAGCTCGCCCTTGGTCGTGTAGGCGACGGTGCTCATTGCGGTGTCTGTGGTGTAGGCGGTCACCTCGGTGGCGAGGAGGTGTTCCTCGTCATCCAAGAGGAGCCAGAGGCCAACGGCTGGGTCTTCGGGGCCTTGGGTGCGTAGGAAGAGGATGCGGTGGCCGTCCGGAGACAGGGTGAAGTCTCGGGGGAGGCCGAGGGTGAAGCGGCGGGTGCGGGCCGACTGGGTGGGGAACGCGTTTGTGTCCATAAACAGGAGTCTGGGCAGCCCTGAAGAGGGATACCCAGACACCGTCAGTTTATCAGGTGAGCCAGTCGCCCAGCGGGCCGATCGCGAAGTACACCACGAACAGGGCCGACACGATCCACATCAGCGGGTGGATCTGGCGGGCCTTGCCGCGGACCACCTTGAGCAGCACGTAGGAGACGAAACCGGCGCCGATGCCGGCCGTGATCGAGTACGTGAACGGCATCAGGATGATCGTCAGGAAGGCCGGGATGGCCACCTCGAGATCGTCGAAGTCGATCCCCTTGACCTGCGTCATCATCAGGAAGCCGACCAGTACCAGCGCGGGCGTCGCCGCCTCGTACGGCACCAGCGTGACGAGTGGCGCGACCACCATCGAGATCAGGAAGCAGATCCCGGTCACCACGCTCGCGAGCCCGGTCCTGGCGCCTTCACCGACACCGGACGCCGATTCGATGTACGACGTGTTGCTGGACACCGACGCGGCTCCACCGGCGGCCGCCGCGACGCTGTCGACGATCAGGATCCGCTGCGCGTTCGGCGGGTTGCCGTCCTTGTCCAGCAGCCCGGCCTCGGCGCCGATCGCCGTCATCGTGCCCATCGTGTCGAAGAAGTCGGCCAGCATCAGGGTGAAGATCAGCAGCAGCGCGGAGATCACGCCGATCTTGTCGAACGAGCCGAACAGGTTGAACTCGCCGACCGTGTCCAGGTTGGGTTTGCTGAACCAGTCGTCCGGCAGCTTCGGCACGCTCAGGCCCCAGCCGCCGGGGTTGTCGGCGGTCCGGCCGCCGACGTCGAAGATCGCCTCGACCACGATCGCCAGCACCGTCGCGGCCAGGATGCCGATCAGGATCGCACCCTTCACCTTGCGGGCGTACAGGGTGATCACCAGGATCAGGCCGACCACGAAGACGAGTACCGGCCAGCCGCGAAGGTTGCCACCGACACCTAGTTCGACGGGCGGGCCGCCGGGCGCCGAAGGACGGCGTACGAAGCCGGCGTCGATCACGCCGATGAAGGCGATGAACAGGCCGATGCCGACGCTGATCGCGATCTTCAGCTGGACCGGTACCGCCTCGAAGACCGCTTTTCGGAAGCCGGTGAGGACCAGGATCAAGATGATGATGCCCTCGATCACCACCAGGCCCATCGCGTCCGCCCAGGTCATCTTGGACGCGACGCTGAACGCGATGAAGGCGTTCAGGCCGAGGCCGGCGGCCAGCGCGAGCGGGAAGTTCGCGACCAGCCCCATCGCGATCGTCACCAGCCCGGCCACCAGCGCGGTGGCCACGGCGACCTTGGCGATCGCTGCGACCGGGTCGGTACCACCTCCGATGTACTGGCCGGTGCCGTCCTTGACGGTGCCGATGATGAGCGGGTTCAGCACGACGATGTAGGCCATCGTGAAGAAGGTGACGAGCCCGCCGCGAACCTCACGGCCGAGCGTCGACCCGCGGTCGCTGATCTTGAAGAAGGAATCCAGGAAGCCTGAGCTCATGGCGGAATGGTGCCAGGTGCAGGACGCCGAAGGCGAGGTATTCGCAAAAGGCTAAGGTGGTGGCGTGTCAGATCCTCAAGAAGCGCCGGCTTCGAAGAAGCGGAACGACCCGACCAGTCAGCTGGCCCGTGGCGAGATCGTGCACGCCGAGGTCAAGCCGCTGGATCTGTCCGGCGTCCCGACGGTGATCGTCGGGATCTGCCTCTGGGCGGTCGCCTTCGTGGTGGTGCTGATCTTCCGCTCGGACCTGAAGAAGGACGGCGACGAGTGGTGGTTGTGGGTCACCGTCGCGGGCTTCGGCCTGGGCTGGATCGGCCTGCTCTACTGCCGCCGCCGCTGGGCCGCCATCCAGGCCGGCCACCGCCCCGCCACCGAGGACTAGTAGTTCGCGCTGGCTTCCGCTTCGATTTCCTCGGCGGTCGGCATCCGGTACTCGTCATCCGACGGGGGCTCGGCGGCTGCCTCGACCTCGACCTGGACGGCGTCGGCCGCTTGGACCTCGGCCTGCTCGGCCTCGGCTACCTGCACCTCGGCATCTTGTACCTCGGCTTCGGCTTCCTGTACTTCGGCCTGCGCGACCTCGGTCACCTGGACCTCGGTCTCGACGGCGTCCATCGACAGGTCGTCGTACCCGGTGGTGTCGAAGGCGTGCTCGGTCGACGGGTGGTCGGGCGCCTCGATCACGGCGTCCGAGTGGGCGCCGCAGCCGTAGTCGTAGGCGACGATCCGGCCGTCGCCCGGCGCCATCTCGTTGGTGCACGCGCCGAACGCCTGACCGAGGCTGTCGTGCAGCCGGATCCAGTAGCCGCAGGCGAAGCACTTGTACGGAACGGCCTGCGCGATCGCCGACGTCGGGCCGAAGTCACCGGCGTACCAGCGCTCGGCAGCGTCTTCGCGGCCCTCCGGCGACAGCACCCGCTCGCGATCGAGGCCGAGCTCCTCGACGACAGCCAGTACTTCGTCCGGCGCTCCCGTGTCAGTGAAGCCGGGCTCGAGTCGTGGGTCCTCGGGCAGGGTCGGGAACAGGTCGCCGGGACGGAGGTCGCCCGGCTGGACGCGCTCCGACCACGGCACCCAGTCGGGGCCGACGATGGCTTCCTCGCCCGGCAGCATCACGACCTCGTTGATCGTGACGTTCTTCGCGCGGGAGGCGCGGGTCAGCGTGACCGCCCAGCGCCAGCCGCGATAGCCGGGGTGGGTGGACCCGAAGTAGTGCGTGACGAGCCGCTCGCCCTCGACGAGATAACCGAGGTAATCGCCCACCTGGGCGGCGCCCGCCTCGACGATCGCCGCCTCGCGGGCAGGTTCGACGGCCGCGACGCTGATGGCGTCAGGCTTGGCGCGGACCGGTTCCGGAGTCTTGACGGGAGTCACAATCGGTCATTCTCGCACGCCCGCCGCCACGATCCGAACCGCGTGGAGACTCCGGTCTGTCCCCCTCACAAGGCAGGATGGTGACATGGAACGCCCGGACCCCCAGAACCGCCCGCGCCAAGGCGCCGAAGGCGGTCCGCGGCCAGGCCCGGAGCGTAGTACCGGGGAGCGGCTTGGGAGCGCTAGTAAGAAGGTGGGCGCTGCTGGGAAGAAAGTCGGGCACGCGTCGAAGGTCGGGGCGGCTGGGTTTGCCACGGCGTCGAAGAAGACTGCGGGCGTCACCGGGCGGGTTGGTAAGGCGACCGGGCGGCGGATTCGTGGGCTGACCGGGGCTCAGGGTGCTCGGGAGTCGGGGCTTTCGCGGTTGATCGAGCTCGGGTTCGTGAACTCGGCGGGTGACACGGCCTTTGCGGTGTCGCTGGCGGGAACGGTGTTCTTCGCCGTACCGAGTTCGCAGGCGCGGGACCGGGTGGCGTTGTTCCTGTTGCTGACGATGGCGCCGTTCGCGTTGATGGCGCCGCTGATCGGGCCGGTGCTCGACCGGTTCCGGCACGGGCGGCGATGGGCGATCGGGGCGACGCTCGGGTTGCGCGGGTTTCTGGTGTGGAGTCTGGCGGCATCGATCCACAACAGCTCGACGTGGTTGTATCCGGCGGCGCTCGGGTGTCTGGTCGCGTCGAAGGCTTATGGCGTGACGCGTGCGTCCGCAGTACCGAGGCTGTTGCCCAAGGAAGTCACGCTCGTCACCGCCAACTCGCGGATCTCGCTCGCGGGTGTGGCGGGCGCGACGATCGGCGCCGGTATCGCGGGGGCCTTTGCCGCGATCGGGCCGGAGTGGTCGCTGCGGTGGGCGGCGCTCGTCTACACCGTCGGGCTGGTTCTTGCGATCCGGTTGCCGGGGCGCGTGGACTCACCGGCCGGCGAAGAGATGACCGGTACTGCGGGACGCGACGCCCGGCGGAAGGCGATCACTGCCGCGGTGGCGCGAGGCATTCGATGCAACCTCGGGCTGCGGTTCGTGTCGGGCTTCCTGACCATGTATCTCGCGTTCCTGCTGCGCGACAAACCGATCAGCGGGATCGACGGCGTGGTCGCGGCCGGCGCCGTGATCGCCGCAGCCGGCATCGGCAACAGCCTCGGGACCCTGTCGGGATCGTTGCTCAAGGCCCGTAAACCCGAGGCGGTTGTGCTCGTCGTACTGCTCGCCGACACCGTCGTCGCCATCGCGGTCGCCGTCTTGTACGGCTTCCCGCTGCTGATCGTGCTCGGCCTGGTCGCCGGCCTGTGCAGCTCCCTCGGCAAGCTGTCGCTCGACGCGATGATCCAGCGCGACGTCCCCGAGACGGTCCGCACCTCGGTCTTCGCCCGCTCGGAAACGGTCCTCCAACTCGCCTGGGTAATCGGCGGCGGCTGCGGCATCCTGCTCCCCCTCATCCCCCGCCTAGGCTTCGGCTTCCTAGCCGCCGTCCTGGTCCTGGCTGTCTTCCTGGTAATCCGCCAAAAGCCAGCCCCCCACCCCCCATCCCGCCCCCGCTCCCCAGGCACCGACGGCCCCGGCCCCCGCACCACAGTCGTCCCCGGCGAGCACCGAGAAACCCGCCCAGTCCCAGACCACGAGCCCCGCCCGGTACCAGACCAGACCCGCCCGGTACCTGACCACGGGACCCAACCGGTACATGACCACGGGGCCCGCTCCGCACCCGAGCACGAGCCGGACGCCGGGCGACCGACCCGCGAGCCGAGCACCGCCCGCACAATCCTCACCAGCGACCCCCTCCCCAGCGAGCCCGAGTCAATAGCCGAACGCCGAGCCGCCCGAGCCCGCGCCGCCGCGAGCCCCCGCATCACCGAGCCGACGGTTGAACTCCGCGTAGACCCAACCGTCACCCAGTCCCCAAACACCCCGCGTGACACCACCCCACGCCCAACCACCCAGCCGACCACCCGGCCCAGCACCCCGCACCCCACCACCTCCCCCTCCGCCGTCCCACCGGAACCTCGCACCGACCGCTCCCCCGAGCCTCCACCCCGCCCAGCCGTCGCTCCAACCGGCCGCTGGTGGAGCGGCCAACCAGACGAAGACGACG
This region includes:
- a CDS encoding aldehyde dehydrogenase family protein; this translates as MDTQSLNKAVSDLAGAKDKWAHLPIGVRLDYLERVRVLLGQSAEEWVDAAVAAKGTAGTPLAGEEWISGPYGVLSWINAVMQTLKAVDAGTDPLAGLAVRQRADGQTVVRVSPYDYQDKLLLNGFGAEVWMTPGITPGTLRADVATKYQEHDPAGQVALVLGAGNIASIAPLDVLYKLYADGEVVVLKMNPVNDYLGPVLEKIFAPLVADDYLRFVYGGADVGDYLCTHELVDTIHMTGSERTHDAIVYGTGADAADRKKEDRPRLTKPVTSELGGVGPTIVVPGPWSAADISFQAEHIATQKLHNSGFNCIAAQVLVLPADWSLSADLISALRETLRTVQSRPVYYPGADDRRAAVGVEYSSAEELGGRTLVCDVDASDSSAYAFTQEFFTPALATTTLPGADAAEFLRNAVAFANDTLHGTLGANILIHPRTAAALGPALEDAIADLRYGTIAVNAWTGVGYNTPRATWGAFPGHTRDDVQSGIGVVHNALLLGSPQKTVVTGPFRPFPRSYLHGEFAMSPRPPWFVTNRTAELTGRRLTAFAADGNPRHLPGIFTSALRG
- a CDS encoding S9 family peptidase; this translates as MDTNAFPTQSARTRRFTLGLPRDFTLSPDGHRILFLRTQGPEDPAVGLWLLLDDEEHLLATEVTAYTTDTAMSTVAYTTKGELWVLSLEGTPTAAEGSSPSLQPTAGPVTDPRLDPTGGRLAYVSDRSLRVIEVADGNDRLVASDDDPEVSWGVAEYIAAEEMYRSRGHWWSPDGTRLLAARVDLTPVQRWWIADPVNPGTPPREIPYPAAGTPNALVELHAFDLAGGSTQLRWDSTAYEYLATADWDSHGPLLSVQSRDQQTLQILAADPDTGETHLLHEQRDPAWVQLIDGVPARTASGKLVHTDDAGDTRHLTVDGTRVTPDGLQLRAVLKAADGVLFLASDEPTECHLWLYDDTGLHQLSDGPGSHEGYRAGNTLLLGSNTEAGRTYVVRRDGQDHPITSHRATPDATPRITWLQAGDLQIRTALLLPSWHKPGATKLPVVMAPYAGPAMSLVMKVAAPWFYKAQWYAEQGFAVVIADGRGTPGRGPAWEKTVHHDLLSAPIEDQITALHAAAEYCPDLDLTRVGITGWSFGGMLATASVLRRPDVFHAGISGAGPSDQRMYDTHWRERFLGHPDEYPDDYDRSSTVNEAAKLERPLLLVHGLADDNVFAAHTLRLSAALLKAGRPHQLLPLSGAAHSPTDEATVIGLLQHELNFLKTALGAGEPAAPGTPRGR
- a CDS encoding NCS2 family permease, producing the protein MSSGFLDSFFKISDRGSTLGREVRGGLVTFFTMAYIVVLNPLIIGTVKDGTGQYIGGGTDPVAAIAKVAVATALVAGLVTIAMGLVANFPLALAAGLGLNAFIAFSVASKMTWADAMGLVVIEGIIILILVLTGFRKAVFEAVPVQLKIAISVGIGLFIAFIGVIDAGFVRRPSAPGGPPVELGVGGNLRGWPVLVFVVGLILVITLYARKVKGAILIGILAATVLAIVVEAIFDVGGRTADNPGGWGLSVPKLPDDWFSKPNLDTVGEFNLFGSFDKIGVISALLLIFTLMLADFFDTMGTMTAIGAEAGLLDKDGNPPNAQRILIVDSVAAAAGGAASVSSNTSYIESASGVGEGARTGLASVVTGICFLISMVVAPLVTLVPYEAATPALVLVGFLMMTQVKGIDFDDLEVAIPAFLTIILMPFTYSITAGIGAGFVSYVLLKVVRGKARQIHPLMWIVSALFVVYFAIGPLGDWLT
- a CDS encoding DUF2530 domain-containing protein, yielding MSDPQEAPASKKRNDPTSQLARGEIVHAEVKPLDLSGVPTVIVGICLWAVAFVVVLIFRSDLKKDGDEWWLWVTVAGFGLGWIGLLYCRRRWAAIQAGHRPATED
- a CDS encoding MFS transporter; the encoded protein is MERPDPQNRPRQGAEGGPRPGPERSTGERLGSASKKVGAAGKKVGHASKVGAAGFATASKKTAGVTGRVGKATGRRIRGLTGAQGARESGLSRLIELGFVNSAGDTAFAVSLAGTVFFAVPSSQARDRVALFLLLTMAPFALMAPLIGPVLDRFRHGRRWAIGATLGLRGFLVWSLAASIHNSSTWLYPAALGCLVASKAYGVTRASAVPRLLPKEVTLVTANSRISLAGVAGATIGAGIAGAFAAIGPEWSLRWAALVYTVGLVLAIRLPGRVDSPAGEEMTGTAGRDARRKAITAAVARGIRCNLGLRFVSGFLTMYLAFLLRDKPISGIDGVVAAGAVIAAAGIGNSLGTLSGSLLKARKPEAVVLVVLLADTVVAIAVAVLYGFPLLIVLGLVAGLCSSLGKLSLDAMIQRDVPETVRTSVFARSETVLQLAWVIGGGCGILLPLIPRLGFGFLAAVLVLAVFLVIRQKPAPHPPSRPRSPGTDGPGPRTTVVPGEHRETRPVPDHEPRPVPDQTRPVPDHGTQPVHDHGARSAPEHEPDAGRPTREPSTARTILTSDPLPSEPESIAERRAARARAAASPRITEPTVELRVDPTVTQSPNTPRDTTPRPTTQPTTRPSTPHPTTSPSAVPPEPRTDRSPEPPPRPAVAPTGRWWSGQPDEDDDATTVDEAPWAAEKTQENNPTQPHPPSAASPTPDTPRRNPFRRRRPPR